AATTAATTACATCAGCATTGGAATCTTCATTCAAGGAGAGAGCACTTCTAGCTTGTTACGAGGTATATATCTCGCGTGATGTTCACAATGTGGTAGTACCGTTACAGTTAGCATCAGCGAATAACAACAAGCGAACAGTTGCACGGGGATCTCGTATCACTCTGGAGGATGATGACAAGCCAATTCTACGACTTTTCATACACTGGATTGGGTACGATATCGATTTGAGTGCTGTACTCCTGTCAGGCGACttgaaaagagagaaagtTATCAATTTCAGCAATCTTAGGGCCGGCGATTTTGCAGTACATTCTGGTGATATTACGAGAGCCCCGGGTCCTGAAGGCGCCAGTGAGTTCATCGACATCGACATGGAAAAAGCCATGAACGCAGGATTCAGGTATGTTGTGCTCGATGTCCGAGTGTATACAAGTCTGGGAGGCCTGGTTTTCTCAAGTCTTGAGCAGTGCTTTGCGGGATTCATGCTAAGAGAATCTTTAGAGGCCGGCGAAATTTTCGAGCCAACCACGGTGCGAGCCAAATTCGACCTGACCTCCGACACAAGAGCCGTAAATCCATGCCTTTTCGATATGGAGACCAAAGAAGTTGTATGGATGGATGTGACCACACTCCATGTATCTGATCATGGCAACTCTGTTAGCCACAACGTTCAAGCGGTTTCTAAAGTCGTCCAGTCGTGTCTTGAGATGTATAAAACCAAAGTCACCATCCCGCAACTGATAAAACTACACGCGGACGCATCCAACGCCGTaatcaccaccaacagaCTACACGCCAACTTCACAGTGGGATTTGGTCCCGAATTCGACCTCGATGTGAACGACTTCGCCGACATCAACTCCCGGTGGGTCTAGCCCTAACTATCGCATatgctatttatttaacGAAACGCATCTCCTGTCTATGACCAGCTGCATCCCAGATCCCGCTGCACgtctcgctacgctcgagtcgttccgtcgacggtcccagcaatctcctgcgaagcaggagccacgggggtctggggcagagccccagccgccggaggcacacagACCACTCCCATGTCTCCGGCTGCTGGGccctgccccagaccccactgttcctctcgcttcgctcgagtcgtttcatCGAAGGATCCCAGCACTCttctgcgaagcaggagccacggggtctggggcagcgccccagccgccggaggcagcacgGGCCAGACACAGGTCGTTTCCAGAGTGTACATTACAATATAGATGACTATTTACTTGGCAACACCGAACTGTTGGGCGATATGGGCACCGAAGAGCTCGAGGGCCTTTTCTAGTTTATCAGCAGGGACCGATGCGAATGTGCCTCTGAAATAAATAGCGTTcttttcgtcgacggttTCGGCGAGTTCTTTTTGAGGGGGGTTGGTCTTGTCGTTGACGAGGAACCAGTGGCCGGGGACCAGCTGGACGCCGAATTTCAATCCCTCTTCGTAGAGGTAGTTCTCGATAGCAACGGCATCGTTGTTGAACTCGGCATACTTAGGGTGCTTGCGGGCATCGAGCTTGATCCAGAAGAACATACCGGCATCGGGGgcaatgaaatcaatcacCTCCTTGGGAACATACTTCTCAATGGCATCTACAGCCACATCACGCTTGTGCGAGTAGGCCTTACGAAGACCAATGAGCCAGTCAAGGTATCCCTCTTGGCCCCATCTTTGCAAGAGACCATTGACAATGGCTTGTGAGAAACCACTGGCAACTTGAATCGACACCTCGTGCAAACGCAGGTATCTCTCGACAAATGCCTCTTGAGCGACAATCCATCCAATACGGGTACCAGGGGCAATGACCTTGGAAAACGAGTCAAGACGGATAACTCTTCCGTCAGTATCGACTTCAAGGTAAGAAGACACCAGGGTCTTCAGGAAGTCTTCATGCGAAATGTGTTCATAATCCTTCTTACGTTGCTCGGGATCCTTGGTGTATTCGGGCATTTGCAAAAAGTAGTAAGGTTCATCCTCAACAATAAGGAAATCGTGCTTTTGAGCAATCTTGTAAATAGCCTCACGACGTTCACGAGAAAGAGTGCTACCAGTGGGGTTTTGACCAGTAGGGATCGTGTAAAGAAGCTTGGGCTTAGGGCCAACCCACTCGTCCAATTGCTTGTCTAATTGAACGGGGTCAATACCATTGAGATCCATCTTGACAGGGACAATATTAACACCCAAACCGTGAACACACTCGGCAGCAGACGAGAAAGTGAACTGTTCAGCGAGAATAGTATCACCACGGTTGGTGAAAGTACGTAAAGTAGAGTCCCAACCTTGGGTATTACCAACAGTCAGAATGACCTGCCAGTTCTTGTAGGCAACGTCATGAACAATCTCAGTGTGCTTGGTGATGAAATCCAACAACTGAGGTGCTCCGTTGGAGTGTCCATATTGCAAAGCAGTATTCAAGAAGATGTCATCGTACTTTCCAGTAACAGCCTTGGTGACATGGACATTAGTAGTCTCCTCGGCGCTGGTAGGAGCAGCATCATTTCCTTTAGCAAAAGGAGGAGCAGGTGATTCGATAGAAAGGTTGTCAAATGGGAACATGGTTGGCACTGGCAAACCACCACCGAGAGAAATAATCTTGGGATCATGGAAATGCTTGAATGCCTCCTTCAAAGCCGAAGGGTTTCTGCCCTTGGCCTCCTCAGAAAAGTGGTGTCTAAGATCTTGAGCCAAAGGCTTGGAAGAAGCGTCTGTAGCAGTCATTTTTTAAAAACTTCAAAAAATTTTCAGAATTTTTCAGTACTTTTGGATTTAGTTCTTGTACAAGACGAGGTTttcggttttttttttcagttgattCGACTAATTTggattatatttattagatcCAATAAGGTGTCGTTGTTTCTGATGCCAACAGTTTTAATCTGatccaaaaaagaaaacaatcCGACTTAGACTCTCTTCACCACTGTTATATAGCTTATGGCCTATACcagatttatttatctaaAGGTTGTTAGTCAGAAATATTAATCGTGCATAGAACGGCTACATCTGCCGTCGAGATGGTGCTTCCGATGGCTAAGATAGCGCCATATTCCGACATCGGCACCCGAAAGTGAATGAGTAATGTTTTATGACTTTATCCGGGCCCTAGCCCTGGAAAACGGTCTTACGGCTTATCACCACATCAATCACCGCGTCCGATAGCGTTTGGGGTTGGCTGGGTAGCTGGGTCGATATTTGGTCTGATTGTTGGTCTGATAGTTGGCTGATAATTGACTGGCTAGTTTGCTGGATACTTCACTGGTTTGAAAAGGAAGTCAATAATTACAGTAGCAGATCATCACAGTAGAAACCGAGATTTCTTGAGAGTGATTTGATAGAGAGATTTGATCTTTTCTGGTCGTC
The Sugiyamaella lignohabitans strain CBS 10342 chromosome A, complete sequence genome window above contains:
- the ARO8 gene encoding bifunctional 2-aminoadipate transaminase/aromatic-amino-acid:2-oxoglutarate transaminase (Aromatic aminotransferase I; expression is regulated by general control of amino acid biosynthesis; GO_component: GO:0005737 - cytoplasm [Evidence IEA,IEA]; GO_component: GO:0005737 - cytoplasm [Evidence IDA] [PMID 14562095]; GO_function: GO:0047536 - 2-aminoadipate transaminase activity [Evidence IEA]; GO_function: GO:0047536 - 2-aminoadipate transaminase activity [Evidence IDA] [PMID 19342587]; GO_function: GO:0080130 - L-phenylalanine:2-oxoglutarate aminotransferase activity [Evidence IEA]; GO_function: GO:0008793 - aromatic-amino-acid:2-oxoglutarate aminotransferase activity [Evidence IEA]; GO_function: GO:0008793 - aromatic-amino-acid:2-oxoglutarate aminotransferase activity [Evidence IDA] [PMID 9491082]; GO_function: GO:0003824 - catalytic activity [Evidence IEA]; GO_function: GO:0030170 - pyridoxal phosphate binding [Evidence IEA]; GO_function: GO:0008483 - transaminase activity [Evidence IEA]; GO_function: GO:0016740 - transferase activity [Evidence IEA]; GO_process: GO:0019509 - L-methionine salvage from methylthioadenosine [Evidence IEA]; GO_process: GO:0009094 - L-phenylalanine biosynthetic process [Evidence IEA]; GO_process: GO:0009072 - aromatic amino acid family metabolic process [Evidence IGI,IMP] [PMID 9491083]; GO_process: GO:0009058 - biosynthetic process [Evidence IEA]; GO_process: GO:0019878 - lysine biosynthetic process via aminoadipic acid [Evidence IEA]; GO_process: GO:0006571 - tyrosine biosynthetic process [Evidence IEA]), which gives rise to MTATDASSKPLAQDLRHHFSEEAKGRNPSALKEAFKHFHDPKIISLGGGLPVPTMFPFDNLSIESPAPPFAKGNDAAPTSAEETTNVHVTKAVTGKYDDIFLNTALQYGHSNGAPQLLDFITKHTEIVHDVAYKNWQVILTVGNTQGWDSTLRTFTNRGDTILAEQFTFSSAAECVHGLGVNIVPVKMDLNGIDPVQLDKQLDEWVGPKPKLLYTIPTGQNPTGSTLSRERREAIYKIAQKHDFLIVEDEPYYFLQMPEYTKDPEQRKKDYEHISHEDFLKTLVSSYLEVDTDGRVIRLDSFSKVIAPGTRIGWIVAQEAFVERYLRLHEVSIQVASGFSQAIVNGLLQRWGQEGYLDWLIGLRKAYSHKRDVAVDAIEKYVPKEVIDFIAPDAGMFFWIKLDARKHPKYAEFNNDAVAIENYLYEEGLKFGVQLVPGHWFLVNDKTNPPQKELAETVDEKNAIYFRGTFASVPADKLEKALELFGAHIAQQFGVAK